The following are encoded together in the Carassius auratus strain Wakin chromosome 34, ASM336829v1, whole genome shotgun sequence genome:
- the fgf9 gene encoding fibroblast growth factor 4: protein MNGSVWGVHEPSEYSLLRVFAVRPGIVGICGVKSERYLCMNPEGIAQGMKKFSNECLFKEHMEKNHYNTYSSVSTGFFLALSQQGQLRKGKKVGRHQACTHFLPRKPLSH, encoded by the exons ATGAACGGCAGTGTTTGGGGCGTTCACGAGCCTTCTGAGTACA GCTTGCTGAGAGTGTTTGCTGTCAGGCCAGGCATAGTGGGTATCTGTGGTGTGAAGAGCGAGCGATATTTGTGCATGAATCCGGAGGGAATCGCACAGGGAATG AAGAAGTTCTCAAACGAATGCCTGTTTAAAGAGCACATGGAGAAGAATCATTACAACACATACTCCTCCGTCAGCACAGGATTCTTCCTGGCTTTGTCGCAGCAAGGCCAGCTGAGGAAAGGGAAAAAAGTGGGCCGGCACCAGGCATGCACTCACTTTTTGCCTCGCAAACCCTTATCTCATTAA
- the pdxka gene encoding pyridoxal (pyridoxine, vitamin B6) kinase a yields the protein MDCRVLSVQSHVVRGYVGNKSASFPLQVLGFEVDTINSVQFSNHTGYEHWKGQVLTADELHVLYEGIKLNNVNQYDYVLTGYSRDDSFLDMMVDIVQELKRANPNLVYVCDPVLGDNGAMYVPENLLPIYRCKVVPAADIITPNQFEAELLTGRNISSEKDAVEVMNLLHSMGPDTVVITSSDLPSPLGDQYLVALGSQKKVTADGTLVTQQIRMDIPRVDAVFVGTGDLFAAMLLAWTHLHPNDLKMACEKTVSVLYHVIKRTITYAEEVAGPNQRPSPAQLELRMVQSKADIEDPAIVVHAVVL from the exons ATGGACTGCAGAGTACTGTCTGTACAGAGTCATGTTGTCAGAGGATATGTGGGAAACAAATCTGCATCTTTTCCTTTACAG GTGCTGGGCTTTGAGGTCGACACTATCAATTCTGTGCAGTTCTCCAATCACACAG GATATGAGCACTGGAAAGGGCAAGTGCTTACTGCAGATGAATTGCACGTCCTGTACGAGGGGATCAAGCTGAACAACGTGAACCAATATGACTATGTGCTCACAG GGTACTCTAGGGATGATTCCTTTTTGGATATGATGGTGGACATTGTACAGGAGCTGAAGAGGGCAAACCCGAACCTGGTgtatg TCTGTGATCCAGTGCTGGGTGATAATGGGGCTATG TATGTTCCTGAGAACCTGCTGCCCATCTACCGGTGCAAAGTAGTTCCAGCTGCGGACATCATCACTCCCAATCAGTTTGAGGCAGA GCTCCTCACTGGTAGAAACATAAGTTCAGAAAAAGATGCAGTTGAA GTTATGAACCTGTTGCATTCGATGGGTCCAGACACCGTGGTCATCACCAGCTCTGATCTGCCCTCTCCTCTGGGGGATCAGTATCTGGTTGCTCTGGGGAGCCAGAAAAAAG TGACAGCTGATGGTACCTTGGTGACTCAACAGATCCGTATGGACATCCCCAGGGTGGATGCTGTGTTTGTGGGAACAGGGGACCTGTTTGCTGCGATGCTGCTGGCATGGACACATCTCCACCCAAATGATCTGAAG ATGGCCTGTGAAAAGACGGTTTCAGTCCTTTACCATGTCATTAAGAGGACCATTACTTATGCAGAAG AGGTGGCCGGTCCGAATCAAAGGCCCAGTCCTGCTCAGCTTGAGTTGCGGATGGTTCAGAGTAAAGCAGACATTGAGGATCCTGCCATAGTTGTTCATGCTGTAGTTCTGTAG